ccttaacttctttttcttttttttggcaaaaaaaaaggTCAGTTTTCGCTAACTATATAGATGGAGGTGCTCTTAGAGATATAAGGACGGTATAATTGGTGTGAGAGTACCTAAGCTTTGAAATCATAAGGTTGCGCATATATTAAATTTCAAACATGATTGACTATAGCAAAACCTGGCTAAAGTATCAGGGCATAATTGTCGAATCTGTTCAAATAAATTGCAGTAATGACTTGGACTAAAAAACCAGGCATTAAATATTTAACTAGTACCCAACAATATTGACTTAGTTTACAGAAATTAAATTACAACAAATCAGATATAATTGGTCAAGGATCCGAAAAAAATTTGCTCCTTTGTCTCCAGGCCAATCATATTAAGTTGACCTCTGCTCTCATCCAAGAAAGTATAGCCTTCTGGTCTGAAATTACAATTTGATCATGAAGAAAACTCACAAAACATGCCTTTTGATTCATCATTTGTTGATACTTTGTTTGACAACTTGCTCAATCATTGCAGCAAACGACATCACCACTGATCAATCTGCTCTTCTCGCCTTAAAATCCCATCTCACTGCAGACCCTCGCAATCTTCTGAAAACCAATTGAACTACTTCTGCATCTACATGCATCTGGAATGGAGTTACGTGCAGTTCTCGCCATCACAGGGTGACTGCCTTAAATATTTCAAACATGGGTCTTACAGGCACCATTCCTCGACAACTTGGAAACCTTTCATTTCTGGTTACTCTGGATTTGAGTGGCAACAAATTCCAGGGAAGTCTGCCTCAGGAGATTGTTTATTTGCACAGACTTCGGGTGATCAATTTAAGTTTCAATAACTTCACTGGACAAATTCCTTCCTGGTTTAGCTTCTTAACCTGCCTCAAATACTTGAATCTGAAAAAGAATAATTTTACAGGTTTGATCCCTCATTCTCTCTTCAACCTTTTAAAGCTTGAAAACTTGATTCTATCATCCAACTCCATTCAAGGAATCATTCCGGAGGAGATTGGAAATCTTCATAGCCTGAAGTATGTAGACATTGAAACCAACCAACTTAATGACTCCATACCATCTTCAGTCTTCAACATATCAACGCCAGAAACTATAGCGCTTGGACATAGCCCGTTTGGAAATCTGCCTACTGATGTATGTCTCAATCTTACAAAACTGAAAAAGCTTAGTTTGTCTTCGAATAAGTTAAGTGGCCAAATACCATCTAGCTTATCTCGGTGTTCACGACTTGAAATACTTCTTGTCCTACAACAACTTTGGTGGGCtcattccaaaagaaatttggaacTTGACAACACTAGAATTATTATATCTTGGTGACCACAATTTGAGAGGTAGGTATAACTTTAGTCATCAACTCTGTTATAGAAATGAGTAAGTCGATGGATGAATGATACGTGCTTTTCAATTAATTATTAATGACTCGAGTTCTTGCAAATTTTTGTCACAAGTTCATTGTATTTTCACAGGTTCAATTCCAAAAGCGGTTGGTGCCCTTTAAACATTCCGAGCTCAACTGGAGGTCTGCAAATGCTATTGACACTTTCTTTGGCAGAAAATAAGCTACAAGGATCTATTCCAGACTCGATGGGTGACTTGTCAAATTTGGTGTTCTTGGACTTATCCAATAATAATCTTTCAGGTCTAATCCCAAAGTCCTTGGTGGCACTTCAATTTCTCAGTTACGTCAATCTTTCTTTAAACAATTTATGGGGTGAAATTCCATCTGATGGCCCTTTCAAAAACTTCACGAGTCAATCATTCATGTCTAATGGAGGTCTATGTGGTAGTACAAGATTTCTTGTTCCTCCTTGCAGCACTTCCATAGATCACAAGTCAACCAGGAAGAAAACATCTCATGTAATATTCATTACCTCTGGTATTGGAGCAGCATTAATGGCTATAACCTTAACAATAGTATTTCTAATGTATCGAAACAAAACTGAGGTAGGTAGGACTGAGGGTGAATTCTTAttttgtgatgaaaaaaaaaaagatttctacAACGAGGGCGGTTTTTGGATTTGTTTCTACAaagggggtcttcgcattctcAGAATGCGAGCTCACCGAGCTCGCATTTTGCGAATGCGAGGTCGATTCGAGCTCGCATTCTGAGAATGCGAGCTCTGTGACCTCGCATTCTAAGAATGCGAGCTGTATGACCTCGCATTCTCAGAATGCGAGCTCACCTCGCATTCACAAGCTCCCCTACAACCGCCAAGACcccatttcgaaaaaaaaaaagacccaaCAAAGAATAGCTGGTTGAATAGCTGTGgaacagcaaaacaaagaaTTAGGAAGCGAATTTTGCttagcaaaacaaagaaaacagacAGACCTGGTTTCTGCACATCGAAGCATCCAAAGACCGGAGCAGACCGGAGCATCGAAAGACTGGTTTCGCGTTTGCCGCTTCCCAAAATTTGACCGCATTGCCGTCCCATTGCAACTGTCAAACAGCATAAAGGTTAGGCTTTTGCACTTGCAATGCCTCACGTATAGCTTTGTAAGTTTAATTAATAGTTGAATACTATCATCCAAGGGCAGGTTCAGATTTGTTGTGCAATTTGGGTGTAAATGTGACGTGGGTTGTgcttatttttgcaatttttgtggTGGATTTGAGGAAATACGTTATCTTTTTCGATGACTGgcaatttttccatttccaattAGTTGCAGTTTATTTGCAGATTTCTGCAATTATTGCAGAAAAAGaaagatccgagctcggatacGACTAAAGTCAGAaagatccgacctcggatcataaggatccgaggtcggatttATAGTTGTTTACTCAGATCCGAGGTCTCGTCTGATCATCCGTCGAGAAGGATCCGAACCCTGTTGGATCCGAGGGCTTCAATAAAttatccgagctcggatccgtccATTTCATAATAATAAATGCGAgctattgttttattttttgttaaaattatttgTGGATTTCAGCGTGCGAAAATTCGAGCTCTGTGAGTTCGCATTTGCTGAAGGCGAAGACCCTTTGGATGTAATCCCATGCTCAAAATGCCCCATTTGTAGAattcttttaaaattcatcagaatttttttttaaaatctatttATCGACCCTATTACTTTTGGTCGAAACACTATGTACATTGGATATTGTATGTTTTGCAATTGGAGCTTTGGGACTTTATTGACATTATGTAGTTTATAGATTGGAGCTTTTGAATTTCATGGATATTTGGATTGTTTGACAGGGAGTTTGAGGCTATTTATAGGGGAGATTATGTCGAAATTTTTGTAGATCTTTCTTTGTGAGGGTAACTCACTATTAggttatttgaaaaaataacattaatttTGTAAGATTCATAGCTAGAATATCACATCATTGTGAATGTGGATCTTTTTATGAGGTGTGAATGTGGAGCCCAAATATATATAACTTCTAAATACATTTCTTACGCCTGTACTTTGAAAATTATAGGGTCTCTTGACAATATGTAGTGTGGCAAATGTGATTACTACTTAATCGGCTTCCCTTTTCGGAttggttggcagggagttttagtgtaattttaggggagactctgtccaaattttctaaAGATTGCGTTCGGTTTTAGGCTATTGCTATCGTTATTTATAGCATATTTCATAcctgtttttaattttttcataaacatatGGATCGAAATTAGTCTATATAATAGTTCCAATTTCGACCTATAGTCCATCCTCTCTTTCATTTGTTTGGACGCTTGGACTTCTAATTCTAATATATTGTCCCCAAAATAGGGATTCATTTTACAAACATGTCTGTAGAAAGACCTCTGCGGGTAAACCTATACTGGGGAGGACAAATACATTACGAAGGTGACTTTGTTTGTTATATGCCTCGTACTTCCAACCGGACATTAACTTTGAGGCATAGAATTGGATACGGGGAGTTGGTTGACAGGATTTACCACTATATTGGGGTCGATAAAGGGATGTTCAAGCTGAAATTGTTTCTTCGTCAACCGTTGGAGAGTTCCAAATATACTGTTTCCGCAGTGGTGGATGATGAAACTCTTGATGTAATGTACGATCTTTGGATCGAAAGAGTTTCATACATGGCGGAGATTTATATCGAGAAGGAAGAAATCGTCCAAATGCCTGTAGTTAATAGCGTATTCACTGGAGCAATAGGTACTGTTGGTCCAATGATGTCGCTGGTTCATGCATTCATGGATCCAACAAAGTTGCACTTCGGTTCTAGTGTAGTCGTTCCAGAGACTTCATCAGCATGTCATTATATGCATGGTGATCGATCTATGGATTCATTAGAACCAAGGCTCACATCAGGGTCCATGGGTGCCCAGGAATATTTTCATGGCCTGGATTCGATTCCAAGTTTTGGAGATCCAGGTCCATCATGCCATATTTCTCCAATTGGGATCGAGTCTAACCCTGGGCAAGGTTGTCGCAGTTCAGCTGAAAATGATGTATATGCTAGTATACACGATGGGCTCCTTGGCTCTCTTGAAGATGATGTGGAAGAAGATGACCCGGAAGTTGATGCGGAAGAGGTTGAAGAGTCGGAGTCGCAAGATGTGTCTGGTAGTGATTCGGATGATGAGCATGAAGGTGGAGGTTTAAGAGTAAACCTCGATATGGACCACTTGGACAGACGCAATAGCACAGCTGGCAGCTCTGCATATGTGCCAAGAGGAATGACATTTTTCTCCGATCTTGGGAATATAGATCATGATGATATGGAAGAGGAGGATGGATTGGAGCGTATTGTAACATTCAGTGAGGAGAATAATAATATACGTCTTCATATGAGATTTGAGAGTAAGCAGCAGCTCAGCCGAGCAGTTAGGATGTGGTCCATCAATCACAATAGGGAGTTCAGAGTTATTGAGAGTAAGAGTAACACGTGGTTTGCTAAGTGCAAGTCATCAATTGATCGACATCCTTCCACTTCAACCGCGCCATCGTATCCACCATGCGAATGGTGTGTTAGAGCCGTAAAGAAAAAGACTCATGGAATGTGGCAAATTACAAAGTGGGTGAATGACCATAACTGCTTGGGCGACATGATTAGAAATAACAATACAAGCCTGACTGCTTCCGTTATTTCAAGGTACATCCTCCGTAGCATTGAAGATGACCCTGGATTAAAGGTCAAGAACATACTAAGTTCCGTTAAAGAAAACTTGAAGGTTGATGTGTCTTACAAAAAAGCCTGGTACGCGAGACGTAAAGCAATTGAGCTTGTGTTTGGATCTTGGGAAGCGAATTTTGCCGAACTACCACAGTATCTCGATGCACTGGTGCAATCCAATCCAGGCACCGTGGTGGAGTGGTCGCATCATTCGGATAGTTCGGATCGAGTTAAGACCTTTAAGTATGTATTCTGGGCTTTTGGACCGGCTATTGAAGCATTCCACATGTGCAGGCCGGTTATATGCGTTGATGGCACTCATTTGCGTGGCGAATACAAGGGCAAACTCCTTGTTGCAGTCACGCAAGATGCGAACAACCACATTCTGCCACTTGCTTATGCCATAGTTGATGAGGAGACGATTTCCAGTTGGTCGTGGTTTATGGAACAATTAAGATATAATGTGGCACTTGATCGACATCCTATATGTGTCATTTCCGATCGCCACAATGGTATCATCTATACTATGACACACTTTGACTATTGGGCGGAACCTTTAGCCTACCATAGATTTTGCCTGCGACATGTTAGGAGCAATTTGATGACACACTTCAAAGGTTTACACCTTCGTAAGTTGTGTTGGGCAATGGGAAGGGCAAGACAATTGCGCAAGTGGCGGATGTTCAGAAGAGAACTACGGAGCATGTTCCCAGATGCTTGGAATTATCTGTCAGCCATTAGTCCAGAAAAGTGGTGTCTATCTCACGACGATGGCCGTCGGTGGGGTATTCTAACTACCAACATATCCGAAAGCTATAATAATGTCTTGCACGGGGCACGACATTTGCCAATTCGTGCATGCATTGACATGACATTTCATCGGACAGTTGCGTTATTCAAGACGAGAAGGGAAGATGCTTCACATTGTCGCAATCCTTTTCCCCCAAGGATATGGCGGCGTTTTAAATATGCTGAGCGGAAGGCAGGCGCCCACAGAGTCATTGAGTTCGATGGCCCATCGGGCGTATATAAGGTTATCACAGGGCGGCGCGTCGATGGTAAAGGAGGCAATACGCAAACCATCAGGTTTTTTGATAAGACATGCTCTTGTGGAAAGTGGCAGATATACAGACTTCCTTGTTCACACGCTTTGGCGGTGTGCAGGAATAGAGGTGACAATCCGGGATTGCTTGTGGACCAGCAGTTTACTAAAACAAGGTGGGCGGTCCAGTATTCAGGCATGTTTAACCCATTGCCGCATCAAGATACTTGGCTCTATCCTGGGTGGGCCCTGCAGGCAGACAAGAGCAAATTTATTACACGCCGGGCAGGGCGGGTGCGAGCTAGCAGAATTCGGAATGAGATGGATGAAAGGGATCCAGACGAACCAAGAAGATGTCGAAATTGTCATCAGACGGGTCACAATAGGAGAAATTGTCCGAATTATAGGCCTTGATTTTATCGACTCCCTAgatatttttgtttcatgttaGTTCAACTTTTTGAACGTGGGATTTATAGTCTAGTTCATTTGTGTTCGATGCTGGATTTATTCTAAATAACTACATTGCTGACTT
The sequence above is a segment of the Coffea eugenioides isolate CCC68of unplaced genomic scaffold, Ceug_1.0 ScVebR1_13;HRSCAF=70, whole genome shotgun sequence genome. Coding sequences within it:
- the LOC113755301 gene encoding LRR receptor-like serine/threonine-protein kinase FLS2, giving the protein MPSELVNLSNLQTLVLENNRLTGSIPVGIFNISTLGILSLSNNSLQGNLPSSIGYGFPMLQFLHLDTTNLSGVIPGSISNLSQLIVLELDENKFSGFIPGSLGNLQLLERILVSSNLLRSDSSNEELGFITSLTNFRNLRALGFDKMPLLNGKLPASIRNFSTSIERIYGYKSNIQGRIPKSIGNLSSLLLLSLYGNQLTGPIPTSVGRSLPPEVANLEVATTLVLSVNQFSGDIPSAIGKLGNLNYLSLAQNQFQGSMPESMGKMVSLQTLDLSHNNLSGLIPSSLEWLQSLLYFDVSFNKLRGQIPSGVGNLSFLVTLDLSGNKFQGSLPQEIVYLHRLRVINLSFNNFTGQIPSWFSFLTCLKYLNLKKNNFTGLIPHSLFNLLKLENLILSSNSIQGIIPEEIGNLHSLKYVDIETNQLNDSIPSSVFNISTPETIALGHSPFGNLPTDVCLNLTKLKKLSLSSNKLSGQIPSSLSRCSRLEILLVLQQLWFNSKSGWCPLNIPSSTGGLQMLLTLSLAENKLQGSIPDSMGDLSNLVFLDLSNNNLSGLIPKSLVALQFLSYVNLSLNNLWGEIPSDGPFKNFTSQSFMSNGGLCGSTRFLVPPCSTSIDHKSTRKKTSHVIFITSGIGAALMAITLTIVFLMYRNKTENASSPSSHFANARSIRARILRMRAL